Proteins encoded in a region of the Nicotiana tomentosiformis chromosome 9, ASM39032v3, whole genome shotgun sequence genome:
- the LOC104111718 gene encoding chalcone synthase 1B, producing MVTVEEFRRAQCAEGPATVMAIGTATPSNCVDQSTYPDYYFRITNSEHKVELKEKFKRMCEKSMIKKRYMHLTEEILKDNPNICAYMAPSLDARQDIVVVEVPKLGKEAAQKAIKEWGQPKSKITHLVFCTTSGVDMPGCDYQLTKLLGLRPSVKRFMMYQQGCFAGGTVLRMAKDLAENNKGARVLVVCSEITAVTFRGPNDTHLDSLVGQALFGDGAAAVIIGSDPIPEVERPLFELVSAAQTLLPDSEGAIDGHLREVGLTFHLLKDVPGLISKNIEKSLVEAFQPLGISDWNSLFWIAHPGGPAILDQVELKLGLKQEKLKATRKVLSNYGNMSSACVLFILDEMRKASAKEGLGTTGEGLEWGVLFGFGPGLTVETVVLHSVAT from the exons ATGGTGACCGTCGAGGAATTTCGTAGGGCGCAATGTGCCGAGGGTCCGGCCACGGTCATGGCTATCGGAACAGCCACACCTTCCAACTGTGTTGATCAAAGCACTTATCCTGATTATTATTTTCGTATCACTAATAGCGAGCATAAGGTTGAGCTTAAGGAGAAATTTAAGCGCATGT GTGAAAAATCAATGATTAAGAAAAGGTACATGCACTTAACAGAGGAAATCTTGAAAGATAATCCTAATATTTGTGCATACATGGCACCTTCCCTTGATGCTAGACAAGACATAGTGGTGGTTGAAGTGCCAAAACTTGGCAAAGAGGCAGCCCAAAAAGCCATCAAAGAATGGGGccagcccaagtccaaaattactcatTTGGTCTTTTGTACAACTAGTGGTGTAGACATGCCCGGGTGTGACTACCAACTCACTAAGCTACTCGGGCTCCGTCCATCGGTCAAGCGGTTCATGATGTACCAACAAGGTTGCTTTGCCGGTGGCACGGTACTCCGGATGGCTAAGGACTTGGCCGAAAACAACAAGGGCGCTCGAGTCCTTGTTGTTTGTTCAGAGATCACCGCTGTCACGTTTCGTGGACCCAATGACACCCACTTGGATAGTTTAGTTGGGCAAGCCCTTTTTGGTGATGGGGCAGCCGCGGTCATTATAGGTTCTGATCCAATTCCAGAGGTCGAGAGGCCTTTGTTCGAGCTTGTCTCTGCAGCCCAAACTCTTCTCCCCGATAGCGAAGGCGCTATCGACGGTCACCTTCGTGAAGTTGGGCTTACATTCCACTTACTCAAAGATGTTCCTGGGCTAATCTCAAAAAACATTGAGAAAAGCCTTGTGGAAGCATTCCAACCTTTGGGAATTTCTGATTGGAACTCTTTATTTTGGATTGCTCACCCTGGTGGGCCTGCAATTTTGGACCAAGTTGAACTAAAATTGGGCCTAAAGCAAGAGAAACTAAAGGCTACAAGAAAAGTATTAAGTAACTATGGCAACATGTCTAGTGCTTGTGTGTTGTTTATTTTGGATGAAATGAGGAAAGCCTCTGCAAAAGAAGGTTTGGGAACTACTGGTGAAGGGCTTGAATGGGGTGTGCTTTTTGGATTTGGGCCTGGGCTTACAGTTGAGACTGTTGTTCTCCACAGTGTTGCTACTTAG
- the LOC104111709 gene encoding large ribosomal subunit protein uL10-like: protein MAVKQTKTQKKVAYDQKLCKYLDLYNQILIVNADNVGSTQLQNIRKGLRGESVVLMGKNTMMKRSVRIHAEKTGNEGFLNLIPLLVGNVGLIFTKGDLKEIKEEVAKYKVGAPARVGLVAPVDVIVPTGNTGLDPSQTSFFQVLNIPTKINKGTVEIITPVELIKKGDKVGSSEAALLAKLGIRPFSYGLVVVSVYDNGSVFSPEVLDLTEDDLMEKFATGVSMVTTLSLAVSYPTLAAAPYMFVKGYKNVLAVTVETEYSYPQADQVKEYLKDPSKFTVAIAAAAESGASQGDGEVVETKQDKKDDEAEESEDDAIFGLFDE from the exons ATGGCCGTGAAACAAACAAAGACGCAGAAAAAAGTTGCTTACGACCAAAAACTGTGCAAATATCTTGATTTGTACAACCAGATTTTGATCGTTAACGCTGATAATGTTGGGTCGACACAGTTGCAGAACATTCGTAAAGGTTTAAGAGGAGAATCTGTTGTTCTTATGGGGAAAAATACTATGATGAAAAGATCTGTAAGGATTCATGCAGAAAAAACTGGCAATGAGGGTTTTCTTAATCTCATCCCTCTCCTTGTT GGCAACGTTGGTTTGATCTTTACGAAGGGTGATCTGAAGGAAATAAAGGAAGAAGTCGCAAAATACAAG GTTGGAGCTCCTGCACGTGTTGGCTTAGTTGCTCCAGTTGATGTCATTGTCCCTACTGGCAATACTGGACTGGATCCATCTCAAACTTCCTTCTTCCAG GTTCTAAACATTCCTACTAAGATCAACAAGGGAACAGTTGAAATCATAACACCAGTGGAGCTAATCAAGAAAGGTGACAAAGTTGGATCATCAGAAGCAGCTCTATTGGCCAAGCTTGGAATAAGGCCATTCTCTTATGGTCTTGTTGTGGTTTCTGTTTATGACAATGGATCAGTGTTTAGCCCAGAAGTTCTTGATTTAACTGAAGATGATCTTATGGAGAAGTTTGCAACTGGAGTTTCAATGGTCACTACTTTGTCTTTGGCTGTTTCTTACCCTACACTTGCAGCTGCTCCTTACATGTTTGTCAAAGGCTACAAGAATGTTTTGGCTGTTACTGTTGAAACTGAGTATTCATATCCACAAGCTGATCAAGTGAAAGAGTATCTCAAG GATCCTAGCAAGTTTACTGTTGCAATTGCAGCAGCTGCTGAATCTGGTGCTTCTCAAGGTGATGGTGAAGTTGTTGAGACTAAACAGGATAAGAAAGATGATGAAGCTGAAGAATCTGAGGATGATGCTATTTTCGGTCTTTTCGACGAATAG